The following proteins are encoded in a genomic region of Vulpes vulpes isolate BD-2025 chromosome X, VulVul3, whole genome shotgun sequence:
- the NOL12 gene encoding LOW QUALITY PROTEIN: nucleolar protein 12 (The sequence of the model RefSeq protein was modified relative to this genomic sequence to represent the inferred CDS: inserted 3 bases in 2 codons; deleted 2 bases in 2 codons): MSLCSQDRGPLGSTLVSWHVPAGPQLPGSLADDSALPRSLKSGAHLWTQTSCGGHEPRKADARDQGALLILSFKEKQKEYLTCVPNRKSDRSPKKEAVSLIKQQFKEQKLCEEGHQEYLKMLAERGRALEVGDELQGLVTTKTKPVQYDHPNNHTTTVTTISDRDLSGTCPSKGPGXESMEAALSMEKPTRAIPRKSRASKLPRHISSLTVLLHVASXKKVKSKHPGLTPDSTKKYLRIRKTQPHQLRGKALAEQGVSPRTRPCSLPRLQGLVLSQYSCSRDPAHTGAMSPQPKVGMPAPFQPGAWAPEGAGS; this comes from the exons ATGTCCCTCTGCAGCCAGGACCGAGGACCACTGGGGAGCACTCTGGTTAGCTGGCATGTTCCTGCTGGGCCTCAACTCCCAGGCTCTCTTGCTGATGACTCTGCTCTTCCCAGGAGCTTGAAGTCAGGGGCGCACCTGTGGACTCAAACCAGCTGTGGGGGCCACGAG CcacgaaaggcagatgctcgtgACCAGGGAGCCCTTCTCATTCTCAGCTTCAAGGAAAAGCAGAAGGAGTACCTGACATGTGTCCCCAATAGGAAGTCAGACAGAAGTCCAAAGAAGGAGGCTGTT TCCTTAATCAAGCAGCAGTTCAAGGAGCAGAAGCTCTGTGAGGAGGGCCACCAGGAATACTTAAAGATGCTGGCAGAGAGGGGGAGGGCTCTGGAAGTGGGAGATGAGCTGCAGGGGCTGGTGACCACAAAGACCAAGCCGGTGCAGTATGACCACCCTAAC AATCACACAACCACTGTGACCACCATCAGCGACAGGGACCTGTCTGGGACCTGTCCGAGCAAGGGACCAG TGGAGTCCATGGAGGCAGCATTATCCATGGAGAAGCCAACCAGAGCCATACCCAGGAAGTCCAGAGCCTCCAAGCTACCCCGGCATATCTCCTCTCTCACAGTATTGCTGCATGTAGCGTC CAAGAAGGTCAAGAGCAAACACCCCGGACTGACCccagactccaccaaaaagtaCCTGAGAATCAGGAAGACCCAGCCCCACCAGCTGAGAGGCAAAGCCCTAGCAGAGCAGGGAGTGAGCCCCAGAACCAGGCCATGCTCCCTGCCTAGGCTGCAAGGACTCGTCCTGTCTCAGTATAGTTGTTCCCGTGACCCAGCCCACACTGGGGCGATGAGTCCACAGCCCAAAGTTGGGATGCCAGCACCTTTCCAGCCTGGGGCTTGGGCCCCAGAAGGGGCAGGTAGCTGA